In Arthrobacter sp. PAMC25284, a single genomic region encodes these proteins:
- a CDS encoding lmo0937 family membrane protein, whose protein sequence is MLLWIAVIIAVLWLLGLLGNIGGGLIHLLLVIAVVVLIFHFIRGRSRT, encoded by the coding sequence ATGTTGCTTTGGATAGCCGTCATTATTGCTGTTCTCTGGCTTCTGGGCCTGCTCGGGAACATCGGCGGCGGCCTGATACACCTGCTTTTGGTTATTGCCGTGGTCGTCCTGATCTTCCACTTCATCCGCGGCCGATCCCGCACCTAA
- a CDS encoding cold-shock protein: MATGTVKWFNSEKGFGFLSNDDGSADVFAHYSAIASSGYRSLEENQKVQFDVVPGPKGPQAENIRPL; this comes from the coding sequence ATGGCAACAGGGACAGTGAAATGGTTCAACTCGGAGAAGGGCTTTGGATTCCTGAGCAATGATGACGGCTCCGCGGATGTGTTTGCCCATTACTCCGCCATCGCCAGCAGCGGATACCGGTCGTTGGAGGAGAACCAGAAAGTCCAGTTTGATGTGGTCCCGGGTCCGAAGGGACCCCAAGCGGAGAACATCCGCCCGCTTTAG